From one Microcoleus sp. FACHB-831 genomic stretch:
- a CDS encoding STAS domain-containing protein has translation MEIQTNDYRVSYDPATATVDFQGLLRESGIADYKSIEQLLDEAIAQEPPTVTMNLKHLEFLNSSGMSVLSRFVIGVRKKKTTQLVVKGSKGIPWQEKLLGNWQRLMPALTPEWE, from the coding sequence ATGGAAATTCAAACAAATGACTATAGGGTATCCTACGATCCAGCAACGGCAACAGTAGACTTCCAGGGTTTATTGCGGGAGAGTGGAATAGCGGATTATAAATCTATAGAGCAGTTACTTGATGAGGCGATCGCGCAGGAGCCACCGACGGTTACAATGAACCTAAAACACCTAGAATTCCTCAATAGTTCAGGAATGAGCGTACTGTCGCGGTTTGTGATTGGCGTGCGTAAGAAGAAAACTACTCAGCTAGTAGTCAAAGGCTCGAAGGGAATACCCTGGCAGGAAAAGCTTTTGGGTAACTGGCAGCGCTTGATGCCTGCTTTAA
- a CDS encoding DUF6272 family protein, with protein MNQIFGDFQEEILANNKLFMFDFFVHSIPLERRKQTRYLSIAFITDYWATLFPVNEQDIKSYERQFHIKTAVTYIANELLENSMKFHQKSVKHPIQLGMCLIDKRLVLVTNNCVSEQILEKFIDFIQEIINSDSEELYFRQLEKGAEEKSEESRLGFLSMINDYSAKLGWKIETISQEPKITTVTTMVQLTT; from the coding sequence ATGAATCAAATATTTGGAGATTTTCAAGAAGAGATACTTGCCAACAATAAGCTTTTTATGTTCGACTTTTTTGTTCATTCTATTCCCCTTGAGCGGCGCAAGCAGACAAGGTATTTGTCTATTGCTTTTATTACGGATTATTGGGCAACTTTATTCCCCGTCAATGAGCAAGATATCAAATCTTATGAAAGGCAATTTCATATTAAAACTGCGGTTACTTATATTGCTAATGAGTTATTAGAAAATTCAATGAAATTTCATCAAAAAAGCGTTAAACATCCAATTCAATTGGGTATGTGTCTAATTGATAAAAGATTAGTCTTAGTTACTAACAATTGCGTTAGCGAACAAATTTTGGAGAAATTCATAGATTTTATTCAGGAAATAATAAATTCCGATAGTGAGGAATTATATTTTCGTCAATTGGAAAAAGGTGCTGAGGAGAAAAGCGAAGAATCTCGGTTAGGATTTCTCAGTATGATAAACGATTATAGTGCTAAATTGGGCTGGAAAATTGAGACAATAAGCCAAGAGCCAAAAATTACAACTGTTACCACAATGGTGCAGCTAACAACGTAG
- a CDS encoding AAA family ATPase, with translation MLQIDGYQILRQIYESSNSIVYRGIRQEDKQAVILKLLKQDYPTPNELNRYKQEYAIARNLNLDGVVKAYSLEPYQRTLVIILEDFGASSLKQLIDGQPLALKEFLSIAIKTAETLSHIHTANIIHKDINPANIVFNLETGILKIIDFGISTVFTRENPTLKNPNLLEGTLAYMSPEQTGRMNRTLDYRTDFYSLGVTFYELLTGRLPFETTDALELVHCHIAKQPLTPHQVNPEIPLAVSDIVMKLMAKTAEERYQNAYGIRADLEECLNQLQAKGKIDDFALASQDISNKFQIPQKLYGREREIDTLLSAFERVTSGKSELMLIAGYSGIGKSALVQELYKPITQKRGYFISGKFDQYQRNIPYSAVVNAFQGLVKQLLTESEEQLKGWREKLVAALGINGQVIIDVIPEVELIIGKQPPVPELNPTEIQNRFNLVFQNFIKIFTNPEHPLAIFLDDLQWADGASLKLMQLLMNASYQGLFLIGAYRDNEVSSAHPLMLTIEEISKNRAIVERISLLPLALSTITHLIADTLNCSEESAQPLAELVLFKTGGNPFFMNEFLKSLYTEKLLEFDSQTLRWQWDLDQIKARGFTDNIVELMTLKIQKLPENTQQILKLAACMGNQFDLQMLATHREKSLREMVNDLHAAVAEGLVMSPGNRSDLEVALSEQESNDNTLTPTNYPLPEYKFVHDRIQQASYSLIPEQDKPLIHRKIGQLLLQNTSYDHREEKIFDIVNQLNFGIELISIQSERDELAQLNLIAGKKAKASAAYEPALNYLQVGIKLLGEKGWQTQYDLTLTLYVEAAEAAYLSGGFEQMESLVQIVLQRAKTVLDKVKVIEVKILALIAQTKLEQAVDAGVEILRQLRVKLPQKPNNLNILMGLVETKSVLAVKRISDLANLRQMSAPYKLAALRILSRIVSPAFIAAPTFLPLIAFKQVILSVKHGNSAESIYAYAIYGLILCGVVGDIEAGYEFGQLALRLLEQFNAREFKTKALFITNGFIGHWKTPAKETLLPLLEGYKSGLETGDLEYAAYAALVYCFNAYLSGQELSELEPQMAAYSEVMVQLNQEQSLSMHKPFHQAVLNLLDRAETPYCLIGNAYDNRSDLPLLIQAKARTSIFYVYLNQLLLCYLFEQYSEAASNAVQAEQYLDGATATFTVPYFYFYDSLAQLSLYKDTLNLDKKHRMSKVIANQKKMKKWAHHAPMNHLHKYILVEAERYRVIGKDALAIDYFEKAIALAKEHEYINEAALAYELAAKFYLSKGRKVSARAYMQEACYCYQLWGATAKVKDLERRYPHLLTATGTGIQDTKNTTRLTTTGSRYSLDIATVVKASQAISGEIVLERLLSSLMNILIENAGAQKGYLILASQAELLIEAEGSIDGDRITVLQSIPIDNRVPSAILNYVVRTQESVVLNDAASEGQFTNAPYIKEHQSKSILCVPLINQGQLISIVYLENNLTAGAFTPEHLEVVKILSSQAAISIENAQLYQTLEDKVKQRTAQLAQANEEISDLNDKLKAENIRLSAELEVTKRLQQMILPKQSEVDAIEGLEIAGFMEPADEVGGDYYDVLQHDGKVKISIGDVTGHGLESGVLMLMTQTAVRTLQESNQTDPVQFLDILNRTIYRNAQRINPYKNLSLSILDYADGMLSISGQHEEVIVVRAGGQLERIDTISLGFPIGMEDDIADFIASEQVQLNSGDLVVLYTDGVTEAFDINQKQYGLERLCEIVRCNCDRSAQEITQVVIDDVKQHIGEQKVFDDITLVVLKQK, from the coding sequence ATGCTTCAGATTGACGGCTACCAGATTCTCAGGCAAATCTATGAAAGCAGCAATTCAATAGTTTATCGGGGCATCCGACAGGAGGATAAGCAAGCTGTTATCCTTAAGCTTCTCAAACAAGATTATCCCACGCCGAATGAACTTAATCGATATAAACAGGAATATGCGATCGCACGCAATCTGAATCTGGATGGAGTAGTTAAAGCGTATAGCTTAGAACCCTATCAGAGAACTTTAGTCATCATCCTTGAAGATTTTGGCGCGTCATCTTTAAAGCAATTAATAGATGGGCAACCTTTGGCGCTAAAGGAGTTTCTTAGTATTGCTATCAAAACGGCTGAAACTTTGAGCCATATTCATACTGCCAATATTATCCACAAAGATATCAACCCCGCCAACATAGTATTTAACCTAGAAACAGGGATTCTCAAAATCATTGATTTTGGAATTTCTACAGTATTTACTCGCGAAAATCCTACACTGAAAAATCCCAATCTTTTAGAAGGCACTTTAGCCTATATGTCACCGGAGCAAACGGGACGGATGAACCGAACTCTTGATTACCGCACCGACTTTTATTCCCTCGGCGTCACCTTCTATGAATTGCTTACCGGACGGCTACCGTTTGAAACTACCGATGCTTTAGAGTTAGTGCATTGTCATATTGCTAAACAGCCTCTCACCCCCCACCAAGTTAATCCAGAGATTCCCTTAGCCGTTTCAGACATTGTTATGAAATTAATGGCAAAGACGGCGGAGGAGCGATATCAAAATGCCTATGGAATAAGAGCTGATTTGGAAGAATGCCTGAATCAGTTACAGGCAAAAGGCAAAATTGATGACTTTGCTCTCGCCTCTCAAGATATTTCCAATAAATTTCAAATTCCTCAAAAGCTCTATGGAAGAGAGCGAGAAATTGACACTTTACTAAGCGCTTTTGAGCGCGTGACTTCGGGCAAAAGCGAACTGATGCTGATTGCTGGTTATTCTGGCATCGGCAAGTCAGCTTTGGTGCAAGAGCTGTATAAACCTATTACCCAAAAGCGTGGGTATTTCATTTCAGGAAAATTTGATCAGTATCAACGCAACATTCCTTATAGTGCCGTTGTTAACGCTTTTCAAGGATTAGTCAAACAACTTTTAACGGAAAGTGAAGAACAGCTTAAAGGGTGGCGGGAGAAACTTGTAGCCGCTTTGGGGATAAATGGTCAAGTCATTATTGACGTAATTCCTGAAGTGGAATTAATTATCGGCAAGCAACCCCCGGTACCAGAACTTAACCCGACAGAAATCCAGAATCGCTTTAATTTAGTGTTCCAGAACTTCATCAAAATCTTTACCAACCCAGAACACCCATTGGCGATATTTCTGGACGACTTACAGTGGGCAGATGGCGCATCTCTGAAGCTTATGCAACTGCTGATGAACGCTTCGTACCAAGGACTATTTTTAATTGGCGCGTATCGAGATAATGAAGTTTCTTCGGCTCATCCGTTAATGTTGACAATAGAGGAAATTAGCAAAAACAGAGCAATTGTCGAGCGAATTTCTCTGCTTCCTTTGGCTTTATCCACCATTACTCACCTAATTGCAGATACTCTCAACTGTTCTGAAGAAAGTGCCCAGCCCTTAGCCGAATTAGTGCTTTTTAAAACAGGCGGCAATCCCTTCTTTATGAATGAGTTTCTCAAATCCCTTTATACCGAAAAATTGTTAGAGTTTGACTCTCAGACTCTTAGGTGGCAGTGGGATTTAGATCAAATTAAAGCGCGGGGATTCACTGATAACATTGTCGAGCTGATGACCCTAAAGATTCAAAAGCTGCCAGAGAATACACAACAGATCTTAAAGCTAGCAGCCTGCATGGGCAATCAGTTTGATTTGCAAATGCTAGCAACCCATCGTGAAAAATCCCTGCGAGAAATGGTTAATGACTTGCACGCAGCGGTTGCCGAAGGTTTAGTTATGTCCCCAGGTAATAGGAGTGATTTAGAAGTAGCTCTGAGCGAGCAAGAATCCAACGATAACACATTAACACCCACCAATTACCCATTACCCGAATACAAATTTGTTCATGACAGAATTCAGCAGGCATCTTATTCGCTGATTCCCGAACAGGACAAGCCACTCATCCATCGAAAAATTGGGCAACTGCTCCTGCAAAATACTTCTTACGACCATCGAGAAGAAAAAATTTTTGATATTGTTAATCAACTAAATTTTGGGATTGAACTCATTTCTATTCAGTCAGAAAGAGATGAATTGGCTCAGTTAAATCTCATAGCTGGCAAGAAAGCGAAAGCATCGGCAGCATATGAGCCAGCCTTAAATTACTTGCAAGTTGGCATAAAATTGTTGGGGGAAAAAGGCTGGCAGACGCAGTATGACTTGACATTGACACTCTATGTAGAAGCAGCAGAGGCGGCGTACCTTAGTGGTGGCTTTGAGCAGATGGAGAGTTTAGTTCAAATCGTGCTGCAAAGAGCAAAAACAGTCCTAGACAAAGTGAAAGTTATTGAAGTAAAAATTCTTGCCCTAATTGCCCAGACAAAGCTAGAGCAGGCAGTTGATGCAGGAGTGGAAATTTTGAGGCAGTTGAGGGTGAAACTACCCCAAAAGCCTAACAATCTGAATATCTTGATGGGATTAGTAGAAACCAAGTCAGTATTAGCAGTTAAACGGATTTCAGACTTAGCGAATCTACGCCAGATGAGCGCTCCTTACAAATTAGCAGCGCTGCGTATCCTATCGAGAATAGTTTCACCAGCCTTTATTGCTGCACCTACATTTCTACCCTTAATTGCGTTTAAGCAGGTGATTCTGTCTGTCAAACATGGTAATAGCGCTGAGTCTATCTATGCTTACGCTATCTATGGCTTAATTTTGTGTGGAGTTGTAGGAGATATTGAAGCGGGTTATGAATTTGGTCAGCTGGCGTTGAGGTTGCTGGAGCAATTTAATGCCAGAGAATTCAAAACTAAAGCGCTCTTTATAACCAATGGCTTTATCGGACATTGGAAAACACCAGCTAAAGAAACGTTGCTACCTTTGTTAGAGGGTTACAAAAGTGGCCTGGAAACTGGAGATTTGGAGTATGCTGCTTATGCAGCCTTAGTTTATTGCTTCAATGCGTATCTGAGTGGCCAGGAATTATCGGAACTTGAACCCCAAATGGCAGCGTATAGTGAGGTTATGGTTCAATTGAACCAAGAACAATCTCTTAGCATGCATAAGCCATTTCACCAAGCTGTTCTTAACTTATTAGATCGTGCTGAAACCCCCTACTGTTTAATCGGAAATGCCTACGACAATCGCTCTGACTTGCCGTTGCTAATTCAAGCTAAGGCGCGAACATCAATTTTTTATGTATACCTCAATCAACTACTGCTTTGTTATCTATTTGAGCAGTATAGCGAAGCAGCATCAAATGCAGTTCAAGCCGAACAGTATCTAGATGGTGCAACCGCAACATTCACCGTTCCCTACTTCTATTTTTATGATTCTTTGGCTCAACTCTCTTTATATAAAGATACGCTAAATTTAGACAAAAAACACCGTATGTCAAAAGTTATAGCCAATCAGAAAAAGATGAAGAAATGGGCGCATCATGCCCCCATGAATCACTTGCATAAATATATATTGGTGGAGGCAGAGCGATATCGAGTTATTGGCAAAGATGCCTTAGCAATAGACTATTTTGAGAAAGCTATTGCCCTTGCTAAAGAACACGAATATATTAATGAAGCCGCCCTCGCTTACGAACTAGCTGCCAAGTTTTATTTATCTAAAGGGAGAAAAGTGAGTGCCAGAGCCTATATGCAGGAGGCTTGTTACTGCTATCAGCTATGGGGTGCTACGGCTAAGGTAAAAGATTTAGAGAGGCGATATCCTCACTTGTTAACTGCAACTGGTACGGGAATTCAAGACACCAAAAATACTACAAGATTGACAACCACTGGTTCGCGTTACTCCCTAGATATTGCTACAGTTGTCAAAGCTTCCCAGGCAATTTCTGGCGAAATTGTGCTGGAGAGATTGCTATCTAGCTTGATGAATATTTTAATTGAAAATGCGGGAGCGCAAAAAGGATATTTGATTTTGGCAAGCCAGGCAGAACTACTGATAGAAGCTGAAGGTTCAATAGATGGCGATCGCATCACCGTATTGCAGTCAATTCCCATCGATAACCGCGTACCCTCAGCAATATTAAACTATGTTGTCCGAACTCAGGAAAGTGTAGTATTAAATGATGCCGCCTCTGAAGGCCAATTTACCAACGCTCCATACATCAAAGAGCATCAGAGCAAATCTATCTTGTGCGTTCCGCTAATTAATCAAGGTCAACTCATCAGTATTGTTTATTTAGAAAATAATCTCACCGCAGGAGCCTTTACGCCCGAGCATTTGGAAGTAGTAAAAATATTATCGTCTCAAGCGGCTATCTCAATTGAAAATGCCCAACTTTATCAAACTCTAGAAGACAAAGTTAAACAGCGCACCGCTCAACTGGCTCAAGCTAATGAAGAAATTAGCGACCTCAACGATAAGCTCAAAGCGGAAAATATTCGCCTTAGTGCTGAGTTAGAAGTAACTAAGCGACTGCAACAGATGATCTTGCCCAAGCAGTCAGAAGTCGATGCAATTGAAGGGTTAGAAATAGCTGGCTTTATGGAACCAGCGGATGAAGTGGGCGGCGACTATTACGACGTTCTGCAACATGATGGTAAAGTCAAGATTAGCATAGGTGATGTTACCGGACATGGGTTAGAAAGTGGTGTATTAATGCTAATGACCCAAACCGCCGTTAGAACCCTACAAGAAAGTAATCAAACCGATCCGGTGCAATTTTTGGATATTCTCAACCGCACGATTTATCGCAATGCTCAACGCATCAATCCCTATAAAAACTTAAGTCTTTCCATTCTCGACTACGCTGACGGTATGTTGAGTATCAGCGGACAACACGAGGAAGTAATTGTGGTGCGTGCAGGAGGCCAACTTGAGCGGATTGATACAATTAGTCTGGGCTTTCCGATTGGAATGGAGGATGATATTGCCGACTTCATCGCCTCTGAACAGGTGCAGTTAAATTCAGGAGATCTAGTGGTGTTATACACCGATGGTGTTACAGAGGCGTTTGACATCAATCAAAAGCAATACGGATTAGAGAGATTATGTGAAATCGTCAGGTGCAACTGCGATCGCTCAGCACAGGAAATTACACAAGTGGTAATTGACGATGTTAAACAACATATTGGGGAGCAAAAGGTCTTTGATGATATTACTTTGGTGGTGCTTAAGCAGAAGTAG
- a CDS encoding PAS domain S-box protein, whose amino-acid sequence MIPNSSQTSQFLVKTTTRQDLETQVCEEGEQLLQAVFNNATMGIVVLDVDLTIVEVNPTLAQWLGYSAIEMQGRCLGEFISKEEAIADKKLYREVVVGERDSYQVEKRFCCREGQWLWANLTVSLVRNAKGKPQYVMALVENVTSRHLMQAEIEQQTQIFDSILSALPDYIYVCDRAGKYIYVNSSGAAAFGLAKHEILGKNWQELNFSYRLTDGLKTDMEAVFKRGKAIKGEIDFLTVDGTAHSEYLLSPVASNDGGIEAVVVTIRDKSDRKQIQEALEDSEQKFQKLAANVPGVIYQFLRHPDGSSSFVYVSSGCRELYELEPEEIQQNSNLMWERIHPDHLQSLQQSIEVSCKTMMPWNWEGKIVLPSGKIKWIQGASRPERQANGDILWDGLIVDISDRKLVESVLQHYQQRLEEIVSLRTAALTNANLQLQQEIAERKLAEEERQKQEDLYRTLAKNFPNGAVFLFDLDLRFTIAEGMGLAEVGLSKQLLEGKTIQEVFPPDCYAQVEPYYRAALAGKATVFEQACGEIIYQVHAIPVKNDRGEVFAGMIVAQDITIAKHAEAQLKEQATELQQALQDLKQTHLQLVHSEKMSSLGQLLAGVAHEINNPVNFIYGNITHASQYTSDLLGLLQLYQQQYPHSTPEIEDEIQAIDLDFLVKDLPKLLSSMKVGAERISEIVLSLRNFSRSDEAAMKVVDIHEGLDSTLLMLQNRIKAKPEHPAIVLIKDYGKLPLVECNPGQINQVFMNLISNALDALEESIGSTQTAPCIQIRTEVIEGATVAIKIADNGSGMKEEVRRRLFDPFFTTKPIGKGTGLGLSISHEIVVEKHVGKLYCQSELSKGTEFTIEIPIKHKQ is encoded by the coding sequence ATTGAGATGCAGGGACGATGTTTAGGCGAGTTTATCTCAAAAGAAGAAGCGATCGCGGATAAAAAACTATACCGAGAAGTTGTGGTGGGAGAGAGAGATTCCTACCAAGTTGAAAAGCGTTTTTGCTGTCGAGAAGGTCAGTGGTTGTGGGCAAATTTGACCGTTTCTCTGGTGCGGAATGCGAAAGGTAAACCGCAGTATGTCATGGCTTTAGTCGAAAATGTCACGTCTCGCCATCTGATGCAGGCAGAGATTGAGCAGCAAACACAAATTTTCGACAGCATACTTTCGGCATTACCAGACTATATTTATGTATGCGATCGCGCTGGGAAATACATCTATGTCAACTCTTCAGGTGCAGCTGCTTTTGGGTTAGCGAAACATGAAATACTAGGGAAAAATTGGCAAGAGCTAAATTTCTCCTATCGCCTTACAGACGGCTTAAAAACAGATATGGAAGCGGTGTTTAAGCGAGGCAAAGCAATAAAAGGTGAAATCGATTTTCTAACCGTTGATGGAACCGCGCACTCAGAGTATTTGCTAAGTCCAGTTGCCAGCAACGATGGGGGAATTGAAGCAGTAGTTGTTACAATTCGAGACAAGAGCGATCGCAAGCAAATACAGGAAGCCCTGGAAGACAGCGAACAAAAGTTTCAAAAATTGGCAGCGAATGTGCCGGGAGTTATTTATCAGTTTTTACGCCATCCAGATGGTTCCAGTTCGTTTGTTTATGTTAGTTCCGGGTGTCGTGAATTATACGAATTAGAGCCAGAGGAGATTCAGCAAAATAGTAACTTGATGTGGGAACGAATTCATCCCGATCACCTGCAATCATTGCAGCAATCCATAGAGGTTTCTTGTAAAACAATGATGCCTTGGAATTGGGAAGGAAAAATCGTTTTGCCATCTGGAAAGATCAAGTGGATTCAAGGAGCTTCTCGTCCGGAAAGACAAGCAAACGGGGATATACTTTGGGATGGGTTAATCGTAGATATTAGCGATCGCAAGCTAGTCGAGTCAGTTTTACAGCATTACCAGCAACGCCTAGAAGAAATTGTATCGCTAAGGACTGCCGCCCTCACAAACGCTAATTTGCAACTGCAACAGGAAATCGCAGAACGAAAGCTGGCTGAGGAAGAAAGACAAAAACAGGAAGACCTGTATCGCACCCTTGCTAAGAATTTCCCTAACGGTGCCGTATTTTTATTTGACTTAGATTTGCGCTTTACGATTGCAGAAGGAATGGGTTTAGCGGAAGTCGGCCTTTCAAAACAATTATTAGAAGGAAAGACAATACAGGAAGTTTTTCCGCCAGACTGTTATGCTCAAGTCGAGCCTTATTATCGTGCAGCACTAGCAGGAAAAGCAACAGTCTTTGAACAAGCGTGCGGTGAGATAATTTATCAGGTGCATGCTATACCCGTAAAAAACGATCGGGGAGAGGTTTTTGCTGGGATGATAGTGGCGCAAGACATTACTATTGCCAAGCACGCGGAAGCTCAACTCAAAGAACAAGCAACCGAACTGCAACAAGCTCTGCAAGATCTGAAACAAACGCATCTGCAACTCGTTCACAGCGAGAAAATGTCATCTTTAGGCCAATTATTGGCCGGAGTAGCGCACGAAATTAATAACCCAGTAAACTTTATTTACGGCAATATCACCCACGCTAGTCAATATACATCTGACCTTTTAGGTTTGTTGCAACTTTATCAACAACAGTACCCCCATTCGACACCAGAGATCGAGGATGAAATACAGGCAATTGACTTAGATTTCCTTGTTAAAGATTTGCCTAAATTGCTTTCGTCTATGAAAGTGGGAGCTGAGCGTATTAGCGAAATTGTACTGTCGCTGCGTAACTTCTCGCGCAGCGACGAAGCAGCGATGAAAGTTGTTGATATTCACGAAGGTTTAGACAGTACGTTGCTGATGCTGCAAAATCGTATTAAGGCCAAACCCGAACATCCCGCGATCGTGCTGATTAAAGATTATGGCAAACTCCCTTTAGTTGAGTGCAATCCCGGACAGATTAATCAGGTGTTTATGAATCTCATTAGCAATGCACTTGATGCTTTAGAGGAGTCCATAGGCTCCACCCAAACTGCACCTTGCATCCAGATTCGTACTGAAGTGATAGAAGGCGCTACGGTAGCTATTAAGATTGCAGATAATGGTTCTGGGATGAAAGAGGAAGTACGCCGTCGGCTATTTGACCCGTTTTTTACGACAAAGCCGATAGGTAAAGGAACCGGATTGGGGTTATCTATCAGCCACGAAATCGTAGTAGAAAAACACGTCGGTAAGTTGTATTGTCAGAGTGAATTAAGCAAAGGAACTGAGTTTACAATTGAAATTCCTATAAAGCACAAGCAATAA